The Vulcanimicrobium alpinum sequence TCACGCCGATCCCCGTCGCGCCGAGCTTGTCGAAGCGCCGCCCCGCATCGTCCCCGTTCACGCTGCGGTCGCCGAAACGCAGCCGCCGCACCGCCATCAGCACCAGCGCCGACGCCGCTGCCGCGAGGATCACGATCCCGATCGCATGCCGCTCGAACCGGTCGACCTGCGCGACGCCGGCGTGCGCGCGGAACAGCCAGAACGCCAGCAGCCCCGCCAGCGTCCCCGGCACGCCGCCGATGCTCAGGCGCCGCACCACCTCGCGATCGACCGTCCCCTGACGTAGGTGCCCGAACGCCGCGATCAGCTTCATCGGCACGCTGTACACCAGGTCGGTCCCGACAGCGACCGTCGGCGGGACCCCCACGACCAGGATCAGCAGCGGCGCGAGGAGCGAGCTCCCGCCGATCCCCGACATCCCCGAGACGATCCCGACCGCAAACCCGGCCAGCGTCACGCGCGGATCCATCAGCGGGCCGCCGCGGTGCGGACGTGCAGGCCGCACTCCGTCTTCGCGACCCACCGCCGGGCGCGCGCGTCTTCCCCGGGCGCGACCGCCCGCGTGCACGGGACGCAGCCGACGCCCGGGTACCCCTGGGCGTGCAGCGCGTTCACCGGGACGTCGTATGCCGCGACGTACTGCTCGATGTCGTCGTCGGTCCAATCGAAGAGCGGACTCACCTTGGTGATACCATCGTCATCGACGCTCATCGGCGCCACCTCGCGCCGCACCGCCGACTGCGTCCGCCGGATCCCGGTCAGCCACGCGGCGTAGCCGCGCATGAAGGCGCGGTACGGCTCGACCTTGCGCAACGCGCAGCAGAGATCGGGGTCGCGCTCCCACAGTGCCGCGCCGTAGCGCTCCGCCTGCTCGTCAAGCGATTGCGCGGGTGTCATCGCGATCGGGTCGATCCCGTAGCGTTCGCGAGCGCGTGCGGTCAGCGCGCGCACCTCGTCGAACAGCAAACCCGTGTCGAGATAGAACACCGGCACGTGCGGATCGACGCGCATCGTCATATCGAGCAGCACCATCCCGGACGGGCCCCGAACGAACAGGCGAGTGCGGTCGGAGCATGCTCGCGCAGCGTTCGGCGGATGGCGCGTTCGGCGCTTTCGATCGCGCCGCGGGCGGTGATATTCACACGAGCCTTTCATGAACCGGCACGGCGGCCCGGTGACGAAGAGCAACAAAAAAAAGCCCCGCCGTTCGGCGAGGCTTCCAGCACGTCGTTGTCGAGCGCGCGCGAATCTACGCCGTATCGGGATCGATGCGGAGACAGGAGGCACATGCGCGGACGGCGAGCGAGATCATGTCCCGGGACCCCACCACGAGGCGCGCGCGGCCGTCAATCCTTGCCGTTGCGCCGGACGCGCGCGAACAGATCGCGTGCGAACGCCGTCGCCGCGCTCTTCGCGTCGTCGTACACGCGCGACGCGTCTTCGACGCCCATCTGGCGGCCGTGGCGATAGTAGTACGAGACGCCTTCGCCGACGACCGCGGTCCCCGCATACGCGATCGCGGCCTTGATGATGATCCCGCCGACGGGGATGAAGCCCGAAAGCTCGCGAGCGAGCGCGCGCCAGCCGAAACCGCCGCCGACCACCGGCAGCAGTTCCCACAACTGGTTGAAATCCGGATCGCGGCCGTAGGTCGCGCCGATGTTGAGCATGAGCGTCATCTGAATCCCGGTGATCGCCATCATGTCGCCGGCCGATGCGAACGCGCCGAGCACGACGCCCAGCACGGGGACGTGATCGACGACGGCGCTCGCGCCCGCGACTTTGAGCGAGTTGAGCGACGCGTCTCGGGTGAGCTTTGCGGAGACGGTGTCGCGCAGCGCGGGGAGTTGCCGTCCGACGGCGACTTCGATCCCGCGGCAGCAGTCGATGAGATGCGGGAGCACGCGTCCGCGCAGCGCGTCGTAGTCCATGCGGTCGACGACGTACTCTTCGACCGTCGCCGACGCCGGCGCTTGCACCGGGCCCGAGGTCGCGGTCGCCGCGGGATCGACGACGACGTACAGAATCGGCAGCTTGAGCGCCGCGAGCCGGTCGAGCCGCATCGCCTCGCGGTCGCCGGGCCGTGCGCAGACCAGGATCGCACGTGCATCGAACGCGTCGACGTTCCGCTCGGTGTCGAGCGTCTCGAGCGCCGCCGCCGCCTCAGGCGGGATGGTGTCGCCTTCGTATCCGGCGAGGAGTACGCCCCGCAGGTCGCTCACGAGCGCCGGGTCGCCGTACAGAAAGAACTTGAACGGACGGCGGGCGCCCGCGTGGACCGCCCCGATGTTGAGCGACCCGCGCAGGCGTTCGAAGACCGCGGCGGCAGAGGCGGGATTCACATTGCGCTCCTACCCGTGGAAGCCCACCGGGGTTACGTCCGGCCGAGCGCTTCCTTGACCGGATCGTCCATGTAGTCGAGGTAGACCAAGCCGAGGAAGATCTCGAGCGACTGCGCGTACATCCCGCGCGCGTTGGCGAGGTCGACGATCGGCTTCCCGGTGCTCTTCGACTCGGCGATGATTGCCTGCGGCGCGGCGTTGGTGTCGGCGCCGACGATCACGGCGGCGGCGACCTCGCCGGGGGTGAGATCGCCCCGCGCGAGCTGATCGTAGTCGACGCCCTTGGTGTGGAAGCGGACGTTGAGCGCGTGCTGGAAGGTCGCATACCGGTCGGGCGACTCTTGCAGGCCGAGCATGTCGATGCGCGTCTGCAGCTGCCGCGCGCGCGCCATGTTGTAGAGCTGCGAGGCCTGGGTCGCGCCGACCGCGGCCTTGTTGAGCGAATCGACCGCCTTGGTCATCGTCGGCTCGATGCGGTGATAGTCCGAGAGCGCGATGTCGCCGGAACCGTCGAGCGAGACGTGCTGCAGTTCGCGCACGAACGTGTCGAGATCGCCCGCGCCGACGTCGAGCAGCGCGAGCGCGGCCCGTGCGGCGTCGACGCCGCGCACCATGTCGGCGTCGGCGGCGCCGATCGAGGTGAAGAGGCGCTGGTACGACGGGAACGTCGCGAGCGCTTGCGGCGGCGGCGCGTCGAGCTTCAGCGGCGCGCCGAGCTCGGCGAGGAGGTCGCTGTTTTCTTTGAGCAGGCCGCCTTCTTTGTTGCGTTCGAGCGAGCCGACGCCGCCGATCGTCTCCGAACTTTTTCCGGTCGCGACGTCGAGCGACTTCGACATCAGCGTGACGTTGTGCAGCAGCGTCTCCAGGCGCGAGTCCTTGCGAGGCTGGACGCGCGAGAAATCGGGGATTCCGTAGACGATGTTCTCGATCCGCGAGTTGATCGCTTTGAGCTGGTTGAGCCCTTCTTGGCGGCGGGTCGCGATCGCCGCGCCGGCCTGTGTCTCGTTGGCCTGCGCCGTGGCGAACTGATCGCGCAGCGGCCGCAGATCCGGGTGCAGGAGGTTCAGCCGTCGTTCGGCGTCGCGCAGGCCTTTGATCCGCACGTCCGCGAGCGTCTTGGCCTGCGGCGAGACCTTCTCGGCGGCCGCGGCGAGGTTCTGTTCGCCTTTCGAGACTTGGCCGAGCGCGAGCTGCGCTTCGCCCAGATCGAAGCGCGCCGTCGAATCGTCGGGCTTGCGTCCGAGGATGTCGGCGAACTTGCGCGCGGCGATCGCGTAGCGCGCGGTGTCGAGGTCGTGGATCGCCTGCGCCTGGCGCTGTTCGTCGGTTCGCAGCGCCGGGTTGAGTTCGGGATCGCCTTTGAGGTTGGCGATGCGCTTCTGCGTTCCGGGGTGATCGGCGAGATATTTGTCGAGCGCGCCGCGGGCGTCTTTTTCGGTCGCTCCGAGGTGCGCCATGAACGTGAGCGCGGCATCGGGATCGTAGCCGGCGCGCGTCATCAGCATCAGCCCGTACTTGTCGGCCTCGTTTTCGTCGTCGCGCGAGATGCGCGCCAGCGCGCCGGCCTGGATCAGCTGCCCGAAGCGGTACAGGATCGGCGAGAACAGCGAACCGATCCCGAAGAGCACGTTGAGAATCGACGCCTTGTTGTTCGCGGTGACGGCGTGGCGCCGTTCGATGTGCCCGGTTTCGTGACCGATCACGTGCGCGAGTTCGTCGTCGGACTGCACGAAGTCGATCGTGCCCTCGTTGATGTAGATGTAGCCGCCCAGCGTCGAGAACGCGTTGATGTCCGACTGATCGATGATCTTGATCGAGTACGGAATGTCTTTGCGCGCGGTCTGCGACCAGATCTTGTTCGAGATCTCGCCGACCCATTGATTGAGCAACGGATCGGTGACGATCACGTTCGCGTCGGTGATCTGCTTGTCGTACTGCTTGCCGATCTGGACCTCGGTCGAGGTCGGCAAGGCGAGCGCGGGTGCCGGGATGCTGGCACTCACCATCGCTAGCATGAGCGCGATGACGGCACAGCGGCGGAAGAGCATAGGGGCGTCCTCGAAGGCGGCTCCGGTCTGCGCCGGGGACTTCACGTTCGACGTGCGATCCCCCGGACTCTCCACCGATAGCAGACGTTTCTGAGGAATGCTTGTGGACAAGCGCACCTTCTTGTGCAATCGGTGTGGAAGGCGCAGGGCCGGTTCCGCCCGGCGTGGGAAGCGCCGCGGATCATGATGCCGGGAAGAAGCCGATGAGCTCCGTGCGCGGCCGCGGCCGCAATTTGGAGATCGCCGTCGATCGCGCGCTCGCCGCGGCGAGCGAGGAACTGCGCGCACAGTTTGCCGAGCGGCCCGACTTCTACCGCGGCAGCCGCGCCGTCGCAAACCTCGGCGCGCTCGAGCCGGCGGCGTTCGAGATCGCCGCGTTTCGCGACGTCCTCGCCGAGTACGGGATCGTCCTCGACGGCGTGACCGGACTCGAATCGATCGCGGGCGCGGTCGCCGAACTCGACTTGGCCTACCTGGGGACGGCACAGGCAACAGAAGTCGCGGCCCTGCCGCGCCAGCGGCATCAGCGCGAAGTGCGCCTCTCCGACGAAGCCCGCTCGCTCATCGCCGACTTCGCGGGCGCGCGCGCCGACATGGTGCGCCGGCGCCAGAGCCCGCCGGCGAGCGCGGGACCGGCGACGGCGGTCGCGTCGGCCGGCGTCGCGATCCCGCAGCCGCCCCGGCCGGTTCCGGTCGGCATCTCGACGCTCTACCACCGCGGCACCCTGCGCGGCGGCCAGGCACTCCACAACCTCGGCAACCTGGTCGTCATCGGCGACGTGAATCCGGGTGCGGAGCTCGTCGCGTCGGGCGACATCGTCGTCTTCGGCGCGCTGCGCGGCGTCGCGCACGCGGGCGCGCAGGGCGACCGCGGCGCGCGCGTGATCGCGCTCGAGCTCGCACCGACGCAATTGCGCATCGCCACCGTCATCGCAACCAGCGGCAGCGACCGCGTCAAACGCGGCCCCGAACACGCCTCGATCGTCGACGAACGCATCGTCGTCGTCCCGTTCGCGGAAGCCGACCTGCGAAAGGAGACCATCGTATGAGCGCACGGCGCATCGTGTTGACGTCCGGTAAGGGCGGAGTCGGGAAGACGACGACGACGGCGAATCTGGGAGCCGCGCTGGCGATGCGCGGCAAGCAGGTCGTGCTGGTCGACGCGGACATCGGGCTGCGCAACCTCGACCTCGTGCTGGGCGTCGAGAAGCGGATCGTCTTCGATCTGGTCGAGGTCGTCGAAGGCCGCTGTCAGCTGCGGCAGGCGCTGATCAAGGACAAGCGGCTCGAAAACCTTTCGATCCTGCCGGCGGCGCAGACGCGCGACAAGACCGCGATCACCGAACTGCAGTTCGCCGACGTCGTCACCCAGCTCGGCGAGATGTTCGACTACGTGCTGATCGACTGCCCGGCCGGGATCGAGCACGGCTTCCGCAACGCGATCGCCGGCGCCACCGAGGCGATCGTCGTCACGACGCCCGAAGTGTCGGCGATCCGCGATGCCGACCGCGTCATCGGGAAGCTCAACGAGCGCGGTCTCCCGCTGCGCCTGATCGTCAACCGCATCCGTCCCGAGATGGTGCGCAGCGGCGACATGCTCTCCGTCGACGACGTCACCGATATCCTCTCCGCCGAACTGCTCGGCATCGTCCCCGACGACGAGGAAGTCGTCGATACCGCAAATCGCGGCGAGCCGCTCGTGCTCAACCCTGACTCGCGCCTGGGCGCGATCTACGGCAAGGTCGCGCGCCGTCTCGAAGGCGAGCTGGTGCCCTTCACCGACCTGCAGCCGCCGGGTTTCTTCGAACGCCTCTTCGGAAAGGCGGGATGAGCGCGCATGCTCAACGACGTGATCCCCGAACCCGCCGACGCGCCGGTCCCCAAGAAGCGGGGCCGCGCGATCGTCGTCACCAGCGGGAAAGGCGGCGTCGGAAAAACGACGACGACCGCCAACGTCGGCGCCGCTCTCGCTGCCGCCGGTGCCGCCGTCGTGCTGGTCGACGCCGACGTCGGGCTGCGCAATCTCGACATCGTGCTGGGGCTCGAAGCGCGCGTTCGCCACCACGTGCTCGACGTGCTCGAGCAGAACGCGACGCTCGACGACGCCCTGGTCACCGACAAGCGCGTCCCGGCGTTGCGGCTGCTCGCCGCCGCGCAGACGCGCGAGAAGGACGACGTCGACACCGATGGGTTCCGCGCGCTGATCGATACGCTGCGCGAGCGCTTCGACTACGTGCTCGTCGACTGTCCGGCCGGGATCGAGAAAGGCTTCGTCAACGCGATCGCCGGCGCCGACGAAGCGATCGTCGTCTGCACGCCGGAGGTCGCCGCGGTGCGCGACGCCGACCGCGTCGTCGGTCTGCTCGGCGACAGCCGCAAGGTCTCGCTGATCGTCAACCGCCTGCGCCCGGCGCTCGTTCGCAAGGGAAAGATGCTCTCGGTCGACGACGTGAACGAGATCCTGCATCTGCCGCTGCTCGGCGTCGTCGCCGACGCGCCCGACGTCATCGTCTCGACGAACAAGGGCGAACCGGTCGCGCTCGATCCGGCCTCGCCGGTGGGGAGCGCGTATCGCGCGATCGCTCAGCGCATCGCCGGAACGCTCACCACCGCGCCCGAGATTCCGCGCGAGAAAACGTTTTTCGAAAAGCTCTTCGGGAGCCGCTCCTAGTGTTTGATTTCTTCAACCGGCTGTTCGGCCAAAAACCCTCGAGCGCGACGGCGAAAGAACGCCTGCGCCTCGTCCTGCTCTCCGATCACATCTCGCTCGCGCCCGATGTCGTCGAGGCGCTCAAGCACGATCTGATCGAGGTAATCTCGCGCTACGTCGAGGTCGACGTCGCCAATTGCGACGTCTCCTTCGAGCAGCAGGACAAGGCGGTCGCGATGCTCGCGAACATCCCGATCCTCGGGATGCAGAAGCGCACGCCGCCGGCCCCGCAGCCGCCGCGCCCGGCGGCACCGGAGCCGCCGCCCGCGCCGTCGCTGGGGCCTGTCGGCGGCGCCGCCGCGGTCGCCGCGGCGCCGGAACCGGCGACGGCGAATGCGACGGTGGCGGAAGCCGTGACGCAGCGCGACGGAATTGCGGCCCTTGCCGCGGTGATCAGCGAACCTGCAGCGCCGGCGGCGCCGCCCGAGACGGCGTCGCACGAAACGCCCGCGCCGGCCGTCACGAAATCGTCCGCTTCAGCGGCAAACGGCTCGGCACCGAAGCCCGCCGGAGGGCCTTCGTCGAAATCGTCAGGGAACGGGAGCGGCTCGACGCGCCGGCGGCGACGCAAAGCCGCGCACGCCGCGCAGAATCAGCCGCCGGGCTTGCCGCGACCGCAGCCGACGTAACGGAACCGGCGCCGCGGAAGTGCGCCGGCGCGTGCGGAGTTTTCGCGCGGCCGTCGAACTGATGCAGCGCGTTGGAACGTCCTTGGTACACGCGGTTCAACTGGCCGCTCGCGATCCTTCCGATCCTCACCACGGTGTACGGGATCGTCTTCATTCGCTCGGCGACGCTGCATGACCGCAGCGCGGCGAGCGAATGGCGCAGTCAAATGCTCTACGCTGCGGTCGGCATCGTGCTGATGATCGGCGTCGCGTTCGTCGACTATCGCGTGTGGCGGCGCTGGGCGCTGCCGATGTACGTGGTGACGCTGGGGCTGCTGGCGTTCATCACGTTCAAGGGACACGAGGCGCTCGGCGCGGCGCGCTGGATCAAGATCGGATCGTTCACGTTCCAGCCGTCGGAGCCGGCGAAGCTCGTTCTCGCGATCACGATCGCCGCACTGCTGTGCCGGGGCAGTTATCGCAAGATCCAGGAGCTGTGGCTGCCGCTCGTCGCCGTTGCGGTGCCCGCGGTGCTCATCCTTAAGCAGCCCGATCTGGGGACGACGCTGGTGATCGGGGCGATCTTCACCGCCGAGCTCTACTTCGGGCTCCCCAACCTCTTCGATTTCGGGCTGTACGTCGGCGGCGTCGCGGCGGCCGCAGCGTACGTTCTCACCAGCGAGAAGATCCTCAAGCCGTTCCAGCGCGCGCGCCTTACCGTGTTCCTCGATCCGAAGGTCGATCCGCAAGGCGTCGGCTACAACCTCAACCAGTCGAAGATCGCGGTGGGCAGCGGCGAGTGGTTCGGCAAGGGTCTCTTCCACGGCACGCAGACGCAGCTCGCGTTCGTACCGGAAAACTCGCGCGATTTCATCTTCACCGCGGTCGGCGAAGAGACGGGATTCGTCGGTGCCGCCCTGCTCCTCGCGCTGTACGCCGCAACAATCGGCTTCGCGATGCGCTCGGTGTTCGCGGCGAAGGACCGGTTCGGCGTCCTGCTCTCCGTCGGGCTCGTCGCGATGCTCGCCTTTCACATTGTCGTCAACGTCGGGATGACGATCGGGATCATGCCCATCACCGGAATTCCGCTGCCGTTCATGTCGTATGGCGGCAGCGCGCTGATGACCGACTACATCGCGGTCGGAATGCTGCTCAACATCGTGCTGCAGAAGGACAAGCTGGTCTTCGGCGACAGCACCGTGCGCCGCGCCTGAACGAAAGGAGCGTGCCCATGAGCGACGACACGCCGCTGGAGCAGCTCGAGGCGGCGAGCCGCGACGTCGAAGACCTCGCGACACGGGTCGTGCTGCGGGGCCGCGCCTTCGGGGCCGAGGTCGGCGCGCACAACCGGATCGAGATCGTGCGCCGCCGCCTGAAGCTCGCACAGGACGAACTGGCGAGCTATCCCGGCTCTGCCGACGACATCACCGACGAGTGAGCGGCCGCAAGGCGCCGCCGGAGCAAAGGACCATCCCCGCGGGTGCCGGAACAGAAACCCCGAGAGCACGCGACGAGCGATCGCGTTCGCCGAGAGCGGCGACGTTGGATCGTACCGAGTGCCTTCGCTAGTTTTTCAACGATACCGATAGGGGCGAATGCGTCCGCCCGTGGTGCCCGCTCGATGACACGCTGCTCGGCTTCTCGCTCAAGGTAAGCGAACCCGAGGTCGCACGTCGTCGCGATGTGTGCGCGGATGAACGGCCGCCGTCGCCCGAGAGAGGCCACGTACTTTGTCGACCGATATCCTGATCTCGAGCGATCCGTGGGAGAACCGCGTCGCGATCCTCGAGGACGGTCGTCTCGCGGAGATCTACGTCGAGCGCGACGAACGCGTCATCGGCTCCATCTACAAAGGCAAGGTCGTCAACGTCCTGCCCGGGATGGGTGCCAGCTTCGTCGACATCGGACTGGGGCGCAACGCGTTCCTCTACGTCGACGACATCAACAAGACGCCGCTCAACATCGGTGACGTCGAGGTGATGGAAGGCCGCAGCGGCTACACCATCACCGAGAAGGTCAGCCGCGGCGACGACGTCCTGGTGCAGATCGTCAAGGAGCCGCGCGGACTCAAGGGCGCGCGCGTCTCGACCAACATCTCGCTCCCCGGACGCTACCTGATCCTGATGCCGACCGGCAAGTTCAGCGGCGTCTCGCGCAAGATCGAGTCCGCCGACGAACGCAACCGGCTCAAGGCGATCATGAAGGCGATCCGTCCCGAAGGGATGGCGACCGTCGTGCGCACCGCGGCCGCCAACGTCTCCAACGCCGAACTGATCGCCGATCTCGGCGTGCTCATCCGGATGTGGCACGGGATCCTCGAACAGTACAAACGCGTCGCCGCGCCGGCGCTGCTGCACAAGGACATGAACCTCGTCTACAAAACCGCGCGTGACTTCATCACGCCGGAGGTCGGCCACGTGTGGCTCGACGACGAGACGGAAACCGAGAACGTGCGCGACTTCATGCGCCTGCTCGGACCGCAGTATGTCGAACGCATTCAATACTACGAGCACGGTAAACGGCTCTTCGCCGACTTCAAGATCGACGATGAGATCGCGCGGCTGATGCGGCCGACGGTCAAACTGCCGTCGGGCGGCTCGATCGTGATCGAATCGACCGAAGCGCTGACCGTCATCGACGTCAACTCCGGGAAGTTCACCGGCGGCAAGAACCTCGACGACACGATCGTGCGCACCAACGTCGAAGCGGCCGCCGAGGTCGCGCGCCAAGTCCGCTTGCGCGACATCGGCGGGATCATCGTCTGCGACTTCATCGACATGTCGTCGGAGAACGACCGCAACCGCGTCATCGCGACGCTGCAGGAAGGCCTGCGCAAGGACCGCACGCGCTCGACGATCCAGTCGTTCTCGCCGCTGGGCCTGCTCGAGTTCACGCGCAAGCGCGTCGGCAAAGATCTCGGCCAGCAGCTGCGCGGGAAGTGCCCGACGTGCG is a genomic window containing:
- a CDS encoding sulfite exporter TauE/SafE family protein, with the translated sequence MRPARPHRGGPLMDPRVTLAGFAVGIVSGMSGIGGSSLLAPLLILVVGVPPTVAVGTDLVYSVPMKLIAAFGHLRQGTVDREVVRRLSIGGVPGTLAGLLAFWLFRAHAGVAQVDRFERHAIGIVILAAAASALVLMAVRRLRFGDRSVNGDDAGRRFDKLGATGIGVTGIGAVVGFLVALTSIGSGSMTLPLLLLALPALGLRSLIGSEIVFGAVIVPIAAVGHTAFATVDWRLALALAAGAVPGALVGVRLCGVLNVGLLRPAVMCALAYAGMKLL
- a CDS encoding septum site-determining protein MinC yields the protein MSSVRGRGRNLEIAVDRALAAASEELRAQFAERPDFYRGSRAVANLGALEPAAFEIAAFRDVLAEYGIVLDGVTGLESIAGAVAELDLAYLGTAQATEVAALPRQRHQREVRLSDEARSLIADFAGARADMVRRRQSPPASAGPATAVASAGVAIPQPPRPVPVGISTLYHRGTLRGGQALHNLGNLVVIGDVNPGAELVASGDIVVFGALRGVAHAGAQGDRGARVIALELAPTQLRIATVIATSGSDRVKRGPEHASIVDERIVVVPFAEADLRKETIV
- the minE gene encoding cell division topological specificity factor MinE yields the protein MFDFFNRLFGQKPSSATAKERLRLVLLSDHISLAPDVVEALKHDLIEVISRYVEVDVANCDVSFEQQDKAVAMLANIPILGMQKRTPPAPQPPRPAAPEPPPAPSLGPVGGAAAVAAAPEPATANATVAEAVTQRDGIAALAAVISEPAAPAAPPETASHETPAPAVTKSSASAANGSAPKPAGGPSSKSSGNGSGSTRRRRRKAAHAAQNQPPGLPRPQPT
- a CDS encoding phosphoadenylyl-sulfate reductase, whose product is MVLLDMTMRVDPHVPVFYLDTGLLFDEVRALTARARERYGIDPIAMTPAQSLDEQAERYGAALWERDPDLCCALRKVEPYRAFMRGYAAWLTGIRRTQSAVRREVAPMSVDDDGITKVSPLFDWTDDDIEQYVAAYDVPVNALHAQGYPGVGCVPCTRAVAPGEDARARRWVAKTECGLHVRTAAAR
- a CDS encoding M48 family metalloprotease produces the protein MVSASIPAPALALPTSTEVQIGKQYDKQITDANVIVTDPLLNQWVGEISNKIWSQTARKDIPYSIKIIDQSDINAFSTLGGYIYINEGTIDFVQSDDELAHVIGHETGHIERRHAVTANNKASILNVLFGIGSLFSPILYRFGQLIQAGALARISRDDENEADKYGLMLMTRAGYDPDAALTFMAHLGATEKDARGALDKYLADHPGTQKRIANLKGDPELNPALRTDEQRQAQAIHDLDTARYAIAARKFADILGRKPDDSTARFDLGEAQLALGQVSKGEQNLAAAAEKVSPQAKTLADVRIKGLRDAERRLNLLHPDLRPLRDQFATAQANETQAGAAIATRRQEGLNQLKAINSRIENIVYGIPDFSRVQPRKDSRLETLLHNVTLMSKSLDVATGKSSETIGGVGSLERNKEGGLLKENSDLLAELGAPLKLDAPPPQALATFPSYQRLFTSIGAADADMVRGVDAARAALALLDVGAGDLDTFVRELQHVSLDGSGDIALSDYHRIEPTMTKAVDSLNKAAVGATQASQLYNMARARQLQTRIDMLGLQESPDRYATFQHALNVRFHTKGVDYDQLARGDLTPGEVAAAVIVGADTNAAPQAIIAESKSTGKPIVDLANARGMYAQSLEIFLGLVYLDYMDDPVKEALGRT
- the rodA gene encoding rod shape-determining protein RodA, which produces MERPWYTRFNWPLAILPILTTVYGIVFIRSATLHDRSAASEWRSQMLYAAVGIVLMIGVAFVDYRVWRRWALPMYVVTLGLLAFITFKGHEALGAARWIKIGSFTFQPSEPAKLVLAITIAALLCRGSYRKIQELWLPLVAVAVPAVLILKQPDLGTTLVIGAIFTAELYFGLPNLFDFGLYVGGVAAAAAYVLTSEKILKPFQRARLTVFLDPKVDPQGVGYNLNQSKIAVGSGEWFGKGLFHGTQTQLAFVPENSRDFIFTAVGEETGFVGAALLLALYAATIGFAMRSVFAAKDRFGVLLSVGLVAMLAFHIVVNVGMTIGIMPITGIPLPFMSYGGSALMTDYIAVGMLLNIVLQKDKLVFGDSTVRRA
- the minD gene encoding septum site-determining protein MinD; this encodes MLNDVIPEPADAPVPKKRGRAIVVTSGKGGVGKTTTTANVGAALAAAGAAVVLVDADVGLRNLDIVLGLEARVRHHVLDVLEQNATLDDALVTDKRVPALRLLAAAQTREKDDVDTDGFRALIDTLRERFDYVLVDCPAGIEKGFVNAIAGADEAIVVCTPEVAAVRDADRVVGLLGDSRKVSLIVNRLRPALVRKGKMLSVDDVNEILHLPLLGVVADAPDVIVSTNKGEPVALDPASPVGSAYRAIAQRIAGTLTTAPEIPREKTFFEKLFGSRS
- the minD gene encoding septum site-determining protein MinD, translating into MSARRIVLTSGKGGVGKTTTTANLGAALAMRGKQVVLVDADIGLRNLDLVLGVEKRIVFDLVEVVEGRCQLRQALIKDKRLENLSILPAAQTRDKTAITELQFADVVTQLGEMFDYVLIDCPAGIEHGFRNAIAGATEAIVVTTPEVSAIRDADRVIGKLNERGLPLRLIVNRIRPEMVRSGDMLSVDDVTDILSAELLGIVPDDEEVVDTANRGEPLVLNPDSRLGAIYGKVARRLEGELVPFTDLQPPGFFERLFGKAG